One genomic segment of Candidatus Fukatsuia endosymbiont of Tuberolachnus salignus includes these proteins:
- the rhlB gene encoding ATP-dependent RNA helicase RhlB, producing MSKTHLTTQKFSDFALHPLVIEALESKGFHHCTPIQALALPLTLTGRDVAGQAQTGTGKTLAFLVSTFHCLLSSPAQKGRQTNQPRALIMVPTRELAVQIHADAESLSRTTKLKLGLAYGGDGYDKQLKILGDGVDILIGTTGRIIDYAKQNYINLGAIQAMVLDEADRMYDLGFIKDIRWLFRRMPPVEKRLNMLFSATLSYRVRELAFEQMNNAESVEVEPLQKTGYRIQEELFYPSSEEKMRLLQTLIEEEWPDRCIIFSNTKQCCEDIWGHLAADGHRVGLLTGDVVQKKRQRILDDFTKGNLDILVATDVAARGLHIPLVTHVFNYDLPDDCEDYVHRIGRTGRAGESGHSISLACEEYALNLPAIETYIGHSIPVSKYNSDVLLTDLPQAKHLQHSSRSGGHPRRHPTSRSATRSHNGTTRHNRKRVGG from the coding sequence ATGAGCAAAACACATTTGACTACACAGAAGTTTTCCGACTTCGCCCTGCACCCGCTGGTTATAGAGGCTCTTGAGAGCAAAGGATTTCATCATTGCACGCCTATCCAGGCATTAGCTTTGCCACTCACCCTAACCGGTCGAGATGTCGCGGGTCAGGCGCAAACCGGTACAGGAAAGACGCTAGCATTCTTGGTGTCTACTTTTCATTGTTTGCTTTCCTCGCCCGCGCAAAAAGGGCGACAAACTAATCAACCACGTGCTTTAATTATGGTGCCGACACGTGAATTAGCCGTACAGATCCACGCTGATGCAGAATCATTATCCAGGACAACCAAGCTAAAATTGGGTTTAGCTTACGGAGGCGATGGCTACGATAAACAACTTAAGATATTGGGAGACGGTGTCGATATTCTGATTGGTACCACGGGTCGTATCATTGACTATGCCAAACAGAACTACATTAATCTGGGTGCTATTCAGGCAATGGTATTGGATGAAGCCGATCGTATGTATGACCTTGGTTTTATCAAGGATATTCGTTGGCTTTTCCGGCGTATGCCGCCGGTAGAAAAACGCTTGAATATGCTATTTTCCGCAACCCTTTCTTACCGCGTGCGTGAGCTCGCTTTTGAACAAATGAACAATGCCGAATCTGTTGAAGTAGAGCCGTTACAAAAAACGGGTTATCGTATTCAGGAAGAGCTATTTTACCCTTCAAGTGAAGAAAAAATGCGTCTGCTACAAACACTGATTGAAGAAGAATGGCCAGATCGTTGCATTATTTTTTCTAATACCAAACAGTGTTGTGAAGATATTTGGGGGCATTTAGCCGCTGATGGTCATCGGGTAGGGTTATTGACCGGTGACGTCGTGCAAAAAAAACGTCAGCGTATTTTAGACGATTTTACCAAAGGCAATCTGGATATTTTGGTTGCCACTGATGTCGCAGCTAGGGGGCTGCATATTCCGCTAGTGACTCATGTTTTCAACTATGATCTACCTGATGATTGTGAAGATTACGTTCACCGCATTGGTCGTACCGGACGTGCAGGGGAAAGCGGTCATTCAATCAGCCTTGCTTGTGAAGAGTACGCACTGAATTTACCCGCAATCGAGACCTATATCGGTCATAGTATTCCGGTAAGCAAGTATAACAGCGATGTATTGTTAACCGATTTACCACAAGCAAAACATTTGCAACATAGTAGTCGTAGTGGTGGACACCCTCGCCGTCACCCAACATCTCGCTCAGCAACACGTAGTCATAATGGTACAACACGCCATAACCGTAAACGAGTAGGCGGATAA
- the glnQ gene encoding glutamine ABC transporter ATP-binding protein GlnQ: MIEFKNVSKHFGKTQVLHNINLNITKGEVVVIIGPSGSGKSTLLRCINKLEVITSGQLIVDGLDVNDPAVEERLIRQEAGMVFQQFYLFPHLTALENVAFGPIRVRGIKKTDAEKLSLALLAKVGLSERAHHYPSELSGGQQQRVAIARALAVKPQLMLFDEPTSALDPELRHEVLTVMKDLAEEGMTMVIVTHEVGFAHKVASRLLFIDKGRIVQDGKPDRLISNPPSNRLREFLQHVS, from the coding sequence ATGATTGAATTCAAAAACGTCTCTAAACATTTTGGAAAAACCCAAGTACTCCACAATATTAATTTAAATATCACCAAAGGAGAAGTGGTGGTGATTATCGGCCCTTCGGGCTCAGGAAAATCGACATTATTACGTTGTATCAACAAGTTAGAAGTAATTACTAGCGGGCAACTAATAGTCGATGGCTTAGACGTTAACGATCCTGCTGTTGAGGAACGTTTGATCCGCCAAGAAGCGGGTATGGTTTTCCAACAATTTTATCTCTTCCCCCATTTGACAGCACTGGAAAATGTCGCTTTCGGTCCGATCCGCGTCCGTGGCATTAAAAAAACCGATGCAGAAAAACTTTCTCTTGCACTGTTGGCAAAAGTGGGGCTATCAGAACGTGCGCATCATTACCCCTCAGAGCTTTCTGGAGGACAGCAGCAACGTGTCGCTATTGCTCGTGCACTCGCGGTAAAACCACAACTCATGTTGTTTGACGAACCGACTTCTGCACTTGATCCAGAGTTACGCCATGAAGTCTTAACGGTGATGAAAGATTTGGCGGAAGAAGGCATGACAATGGTAATCGTGACCCATGAGGTAGGCTTTGCTCATAAAGTTGCGTCACGCTTACTCTTTATTGACAAAGGACGGATTGTACAAGATGGCAAGCCTGATCGTCTTATCTCTAATCCACCCAGTAACAGATTACGTGAATTCTTGCAACACGTTAGCTAA
- the glnP gene encoding glutamine ABC transporter permease GlnP has translation MLFEWNAIWPAIPILLEGAKLTLWISVLGLLGGLIIGVIAGFARAYGDKVSSYIALVFVELIRGTPIVVQVMFIYFALPIMMPMRIDPFTAAVVTIMINSGAYIAEITRGAVLSIHKGFREAGLALGLSKRDTLRYVIAPLALRRMLPPLGNQWIVSIKDTSLFIVIGVAELTRQGQEIIAGNFRAMEIWSAVAVIYLIITLALSFVLRRLEKKLKIFCPA, from the coding sequence ATGTTGTTTGAATGGAACGCTATTTGGCCAGCCATCCCAATTCTACTCGAAGGTGCCAAGTTAACCTTGTGGATCTCGGTCCTCGGGTTACTTGGTGGTTTGATTATCGGCGTTATTGCGGGTTTTGCCCGTGCTTATGGTGACAAAGTCAGCAGTTATATCGCACTGGTATTTGTTGAGCTGATCCGTGGTACACCCATTGTCGTACAGGTGATGTTTATTTATTTTGCGCTACCGATTATGATGCCGATGCGCATCGATCCTTTCACTGCGGCGGTAGTCACAATTATGATTAATTCCGGTGCTTATATCGCCGAGATCACTCGTGGCGCAGTGCTATCGATTCACAAGGGTTTTCGCGAAGCGGGCCTCGCGTTAGGTTTATCTAAACGTGATACGCTACGCTATGTCATCGCGCCTTTGGCGCTACGGCGTATGCTACCTCCCTTAGGTAATCAATGGATTGTGAGCATCAAAGATACGTCATTGTTCATCGTTATTGGCGTTGCTGAGCTCACCCGCCAGGGACAGGAAATTATTGCCGGTAACTTCCGCGCTATGGAAATATGGTCCGCAGTCGCGGTGATTTATCTGATTATCACGCTAGCACTGAGTTTTGTCCTGCGTAGGTTAGAAAAAAAGCTGAAAATATTTTGTCCTGCGTAG
- the glnH gene encoding glutamine ABC transporter substrate-binding protein GlnH — MTSLIKILLVTTLTLAFAVNTSSAQEKLVVATDTAFFPFEFKQGSTYVGFDIDLWQAIAEELKLDYQLKPMDFSGIIPALQTKNVDLALAGITITDDRKKAIDFSDGYYDSGLLIMVKKDNDDIKSEADLQGKIVAVKSGTSSVDYAKANVKSKILRQFPNIDNAYLELATGNANAVLHDAPNILYFIKTAGNGQFKTVGTPIKAQQYGVAFPSGSELREKVNDALKTLRAKGTYSAIYKKWFGVEPN; from the coding sequence ATGACATCACTTATAAAAATTTTGTTAGTCACAACATTAACGTTGGCCTTTGCCGTCAATACATCCTCCGCGCAAGAAAAATTGGTTGTAGCGACTGATACTGCTTTCTTTCCCTTCGAATTTAAACAGGGGAGCACATACGTTGGTTTTGATATTGACCTTTGGCAGGCTATTGCCGAAGAATTGAAATTGGACTACCAACTGAAACCCATGGATTTCAGTGGCATCATTCCTGCGTTACAAACTAAAAACGTCGATTTAGCCTTAGCAGGCATTACTATTACTGATGATCGTAAAAAAGCCATAGATTTTTCGGATGGTTATTACGACAGTGGTTTGCTGATTATGGTGAAAAAAGACAATGACGACATCAAAAGTGAAGCGGACTTGCAAGGGAAAATCGTCGCGGTGAAAAGCGGTACGAGTTCAGTAGACTACGCTAAAGCCAACGTTAAAAGTAAAATTTTGCGTCAATTCCCCAATATCGATAATGCCTATCTAGAATTAGCGACCGGTAATGCTAACGCTGTATTACACGATGCGCCCAATATTCTGTACTTCATCAAAACGGCCGGTAATGGTCAGTTTAAGACAGTTGGCACACCCATTAAGGCACAGCAATATGGTGTGGCTTTTCCATCAGGTAGTGAATTACGAGAAAAAGTTAACGATGCACTAAAAACTCTGCGTGCAAAAGGTACTTATTCTGCTATCTATAAAAAATGGTTTGGTGTCGAGCCTAACTAA
- the dps gene encoding DNA starvation/stationary phase protection protein Dps, with translation MSATKLVKTKSFKLRPTSNDIDKSVKVVVIQELNRIVIQLTDLALITKQAHWNMRGTNFIAVHTMLDDIHSCITEHADTCAERAVQLGGRVLATVRSINDNTLLESYPTDIYAVQDHLTALAGCYSVIANSIRKRIIDIKDEGSADILTAASRDLDKFLWLIEANIDKQ, from the coding sequence ATGAGTGCCACTAAACTAGTGAAAACCAAATCTTTTAAGCTCCGCCCTACCAGTAATGACATTGATAAATCGGTAAAAGTTGTCGTTATTCAAGAATTAAATCGGATAGTCATCCAATTAACCGACCTGGCGTTAATCACTAAACAAGCTCATTGGAACATGCGTGGCACAAATTTTATTGCTGTCCATACCATGCTCGATGATATCCACAGCTGTATTACTGAGCACGCAGATACCTGCGCTGAACGGGCTGTTCAACTCGGGGGGCGGGTGTTAGCTACAGTGCGATCCATTAATGATAATACCTTGCTTGAATCTTACCCGACCGATATTTATGCGGTACAAGATCATCTGACTGCGCTTGCTGGATGTTATTCAGTGATAGCAAATAGTATACGCAAAAGAATTATTGACATTAAAGATGAAGGCAGTGCTGATATACTTACCGCTGCGTCCAGAGATTTGGACAAATTTTTGTGGCTTATTGAAGCCAACATTGATAAACAATAA